A window of the Lysinibacillus irui genome harbors these coding sequences:
- a CDS encoding GNAT family N-acetyltransferase, whose translation MLEKVRIHKVVTPIEIAEVQKLNAEIWGSQAIPSHQLLAAVQNGGLVLGAYLDEKLIGFNYCFVGYRDREMYLHSHMIGVEKAYREQGVGELLKHAQQEYAKENGFQLVRWLIEPLEAGLANLAFLKLNATSFQYENDYYGPLQDDFNEGLPSDRLVVEWWIEREQVTDSLDELEEIAQEIVPWTLTVDGLPVLDIENEFQMEQSFYNDAYLLAIPQSLQKMKVESPKLAEDWRYKIRTILTTLFNQDYAIVRVKKHKEYVHSYLLVRRSLLAL comes from the coding sequence ATGTTAGAGAAAGTGCGTATTCACAAAGTAGTGACACCTATAGAAATTGCAGAAGTACAGAAATTGAATGCAGAAATTTGGGGCAGCCAAGCAATTCCCTCCCATCAATTATTAGCTGCTGTTCAAAATGGCGGATTAGTATTAGGGGCATATTTAGATGAAAAATTAATTGGTTTTAATTATTGCTTCGTTGGCTATCGAGATAGAGAAATGTATTTACATTCGCACATGATTGGTGTTGAAAAGGCATATCGTGAACAAGGTGTAGGTGAGTTATTGAAGCACGCACAACAAGAATACGCAAAAGAGAATGGATTTCAGCTTGTTCGCTGGTTAATTGAGCCGTTAGAAGCTGGCTTAGCTAATCTAGCATTTCTTAAACTGAATGCTACGAGCTTTCAATATGAAAATGATTACTATGGCCCGCTCCAAGATGATTTTAATGAAGGACTACCTTCGGATAGGTTGGTCGTTGAGTGGTGGATCGAACGTGAACAGGTGACAGATAGCCTTGATGAGTTAGAAGAAATAGCACAGGAAATCGTGCCGTGGACATTAACCGTAGATGGTTTGCCAGTACTTGATATAGAAAATGAATTTCAGATGGAACAATCTTTTTACAATGATGCCTATCTATTAGCAATCCCTCAATCTTTACAGAAGATGAAAGTCGAGAGTCCAAAACTTGCTGAGGACTGGCGTTATAAAATACGGACAATCTTAACTACATTATTTAATCAAGATTACGCCATTGTACGCGTGAAGAAGCACAAGGAATATGTTCATAGCTATCTGTTAGTCAGACGCTCCTTATTAGCCTTATAA
- a CDS encoding M20 peptidase aminoacylase family protein, whose translation MKEELDYLRPRLMEIFTYLHAHPEISWHEVETTNYIVELLTQEGFSPIRFKHSTGLYVDVGNGNPKVGLRTDIDALWQEVDGHFRANHSCGHDGHMTMAIGTLLLLKELKQSFNGTIRVIFQPAEEKGTGALSVLEEGVIDDLDYLFGVHLRPVHELEDGTYCAALYHGASRLLEGEIIGEDAHAARPHLGVNAIEVGATIIEDLRTIHTDPMVPVSVKMTKFHAGGESGNIIPGNASFTIDIRAQQNNVMDDLAQGVKRVIDSSKILHKVQIELRTVANIVAAEVDTSAQYIMEQAIIQAAGLSNLRKPVHTPGGEDFHHYAVQRPHLKTTMLGLGCGLTPGLHHPKMKFKQARLVTGVEILTRAVLLALESRHIKEASA comes from the coding sequence ATGAAAGAAGAGTTAGATTATTTGAGGCCAAGGCTAATGGAGATTTTTACATACTTACATGCTCATCCTGAAATTAGCTGGCACGAAGTAGAAACAACCAATTATATAGTGGAGCTATTAACTCAAGAAGGATTTTCACCAATACGCTTTAAGCATTCTACAGGGCTATATGTTGATGTGGGCAACGGAAATCCGAAAGTGGGGTTACGAACAGATATAGATGCACTATGGCAGGAGGTTGATGGTCATTTTCGAGCGAATCATTCCTGTGGACATGATGGACATATGACGATGGCCATTGGTACGTTATTACTTCTAAAAGAACTAAAGCAATCATTCAATGGTACAATTCGTGTTATTTTCCAACCTGCTGAAGAAAAAGGAACAGGGGCGTTATCCGTTTTAGAAGAAGGCGTTATAGATGATTTAGATTATTTATTCGGTGTTCATTTAAGGCCTGTTCATGAATTAGAGGATGGTACTTATTGTGCTGCCTTATATCACGGGGCTTCTCGCTTACTAGAAGGTGAGATTATTGGAGAGGATGCCCATGCTGCAAGGCCACATCTGGGCGTCAATGCAATTGAAGTAGGTGCAACAATCATTGAAGATTTACGAACCATCCATACAGATCCTATGGTACCTGTGTCTGTTAAAATGACCAAATTTCATGCTGGAGGAGAGTCAGGCAATATTATCCCTGGCAATGCTTCATTCACTATTGATATCCGTGCGCAACAAAACAATGTAATGGATGATTTAGCTCAAGGGGTTAAACGTGTAATTGATTCCTCTAAAATATTGCATAAGGTGCAAATTGAATTACGTACTGTTGCCAATATTGTAGCTGCTGAGGTCGATACAAGTGCTCAATATATTATGGAGCAAGCAATTATACAAGCAGCTGGTTTATCGAATTTAAGAAAGCCTGTTCATACGCCTGGTGGTGAGGATTTTCATCACTATGCTGTACAACGACCACATTTAAAAACAACGATGCTGGGCTTAGGCTGTGGGCTTACACCAGGCTTGCATCATCCTAAAATGAAATTTAAACAAGCAAGACTTGTTACAGGAGTTGAAATTCTGACGAGAGCGGTCTTGCTAGCATTGGAGTCTAGGCATATAAAGGAGGCGTCAGCATAA
- a CDS encoding peptide MFS transporter gives MSSKDEVVKSVPQNGFVGHPKGLFTLFFTEFWERFSYYGMRAILIFFMYYELNEGGLGLDRGTANSIMAIYGSLVYMSGIIGGWIADRVLGTRRTIFYGGVLIMIGHLLLALPGGVSMLFASMAFIVMGTGLLKPNVSSIVGDIYAETDSRRDAGFSIFYMGINMGAFIAPFIVGTIGQKYSFHLGFGLAGLGMFVGLIVYKLTEKKYLGLAGLQVNNPLKPEERKKVFTQFGIVALLLIILGAIGIKTGTLTMNVFSLIITALGVIIPTVFFIYMYRSKKTSKDEKSRLLAYIPLFLSAVMFWAIQEQGATILATYADERTQLSIGGIQLQSSWFQSLNPLFVITLAPLFAMLWLKWGDKQPTTPRKFSYALFFAGLSFIVMMIPAHLSGGETLVSPLWLVLSFFLVVVGELLLSPVGLSATTKLAPQAFAAQTMSLWFLTSAAAQAINAQLVRVYEVVSEFTYFGFLGSLSIVIGIIILILSPVISKAMKGIN, from the coding sequence ATGTCTAGTAAAGATGAAGTTGTAAAATCTGTCCCTCAAAATGGCTTTGTTGGACACCCTAAAGGGCTCTTTACTTTATTTTTCACAGAATTTTGGGAACGCTTCTCGTATTATGGTATGCGGGCAATTCTCATCTTCTTTATGTATTATGAATTGAATGAGGGTGGATTAGGTCTAGACCGCGGAACAGCGAACTCAATTATGGCCATCTATGGTTCACTCGTTTATATGTCTGGTATTATTGGTGGCTGGATAGCCGACCGAGTTTTAGGGACACGTAGAACCATTTTTTATGGTGGTGTCTTAATTATGATCGGTCACTTGCTACTAGCATTGCCTGGTGGTGTCAGCATGCTATTTGCCTCAATGGCATTTATCGTTATGGGGACAGGTTTATTAAAACCAAACGTTTCAAGTATTGTTGGGGACATTTATGCTGAAACAGATAGTCGTCGCGATGCAGGTTTTTCTATTTTCTATATGGGTATTAACATGGGGGCATTCATTGCACCATTTATTGTCGGAACAATTGGACAAAAGTATAGTTTCCACCTTGGCTTTGGTTTAGCAGGTCTTGGGATGTTTGTTGGTTTAATTGTCTACAAATTAACAGAGAAAAAATATTTAGGCTTAGCTGGCTTACAAGTAAATAATCCATTAAAGCCTGAAGAACGTAAAAAAGTCTTTACACAATTCGGGATTGTAGCATTACTTCTTATCATTTTAGGTGCTATTGGTATTAAAACGGGTACATTAACAATGAACGTATTTAGTTTAATTATTACAGCACTTGGTGTGATTATCCCAACGGTGTTCTTTATTTATATGTACCGCAGTAAAAAGACGTCGAAGGATGAGAAATCTCGTCTACTCGCTTACATTCCATTATTTTTATCAGCGGTAATGTTCTGGGCTATTCAAGAACAAGGAGCAACGATTTTAGCGACGTATGCAGATGAGCGTACACAGTTAAGTATTGGTGGTATTCAGCTTCAATCTTCATGGTTCCAGTCGTTGAATCCGTTATTTGTCATAACATTAGCTCCATTATTTGCTATGCTATGGCTTAAATGGGGGGACAAGCAACCGACAACACCACGCAAGTTCTCATATGCATTGTTCTTTGCGGGTCTATCATTCATTGTAATGATGATTCCAGCACACTTATCTGGTGGAGAAACGTTAGTAAGTCCTTTATGGTTAGTTCTGTCATTCTTCCTAGTAGTTGTTGGTGAACTATTATTATCACCAGTTGGTTTATCAGCTACAACGAAACTGGCACCACAAGCCTTTGCAGCACAAACAATGTCCTTATGGTTCTTAACAAGTGCAGCAGCACAAGCTATTAATGCTCAATTAGTAAGAGTTTACGAAGTTGTAAGCGAATTCACATACTTTGGTTTCTTAGGATCACTATCTATAGTGATTGGAATTATAATATTAATTCTTTCACCGGTTATTTCAAAGGCGATGAAAGGTATTAACTAA